In the Pyrolobus fumarii 1A genome, one interval contains:
- a CDS encoding RsmB/NOP family class I SAM-dependent RNA methyltransferase: protein MRRRTGRQTRGRREELSFTRDDIEALLEAIVKAELFKPMQVAKREVFRKWGILGTRKDHIFTAIVYKLYALRGTIDRIASKLTGIPLEEFDEDAEMDPWLRAALRLAVYLRLFDAVKDPRLLRAFEEHAPQLLRERISSEAERVLRELWSKLEGFEWRPESPDEELEYKYRVSAWLISRIRRILGNETEEFLKAINEQPWLGFRVNTLKASVEDVLEELRKLGLKVRVSPYVPTVIKYKGTVNYDQLHLLKEGKIIPQDDSSALAAIILDPKPGERIIDLTAAPGGKTIHLAELSRVQAEIVALDVFHDRMLRLVEMAKRTGTAAAIHPVLMDARMAPNAFGEEVFDKALVDPSCSSTGVLGKHPDARWRLNEKRLCQLVSQQEEILEAAIRLVKPGGRILYTVCSILPEEGEEIIKKVLNKYSNCLRLVPLQGPFDPSPLLPGTMRAWPHRHGTSGFFYALLEKTRSLKECKD, encoded by the coding sequence ATGCGTAGGAGAACAGGGCGACAAACACGTGGTAGGAGAGAAGAGCTTAGCTTCACACGGGATGATATTGAAGCGCTACTCGAGGCTATAGTAAAAGCCGAGTTGTTCAAGCCAATGCAGGTAGCCAAGAGAGAGGTATTCAGGAAGTGGGGGATACTCGGGACACGCAAGGATCACATATTCACAGCTATTGTCTACAAGCTGTATGCACTGAGAGGGACTATTGATAGGATTGCTTCGAAACTGACTGGCATCCCTCTCGAGGAGTTTGACGAGGACGCCGAGATGGATCCTTGGCTTCGTGCGGCGCTACGGCTTGCCGTTTACCTACGCCTCTTTGACGCTGTTAAGGATCCCAGATTGCTACGCGCCTTTGAGGAGCATGCACCACAGCTACTCCGTGAACGCATTAGTAGTGAAGCCGAGAGAGTGTTGAGGGAACTATGGAGCAAGCTTGAGGGTTTCGAGTGGCGCCCAGAGTCTCCTGACGAGGAGCTTGAGTACAAGTATAGGGTCTCTGCTTGGCTGATTAGCCGTATTCGTAGGATATTGGGTAACGAGACGGAGGAATTCCTTAAAGCAATCAATGAGCAGCCTTGGCTAGGCTTTCGCGTCAACACTCTCAAGGCTAGCGTTGAAGATGTCCTCGAGGAGTTAAGGAAGCTTGGTTTGAAAGTACGCGTCTCACCCTATGTTCCAACCGTCATCAAGTACAAAGGCACCGTAAACTACGACCAATTACATCTGCTGAAGGAGGGCAAGATTATACCACAAGATGACTCCTCGGCGCTAGCCGCCATAATCCTTGATCCTAAGCCGGGCGAAAGGATCATAGATTTGACTGCCGCGCCAGGCGGCAAGACTATACACCTGGCAGAGCTAAGCAGAGTACAAGCAGAGATTGTGGCCCTTGACGTATTCCATGATAGAATGTTGCGTCTGGTTGAGATGGCCAAGCGCACCGGAACCGCGGCTGCAATACACCCGGTGCTTATGGATGCAAGGATGGCACCCAACGCTTTCGGCGAGGAGGTTTTCGACAAGGCGCTCGTAGATCCTAGCTGCAGCTCTACCGGCGTTCTTGGCAAACACCCAGATGCCCGCTGGAGACTTAACGAGAAAAGGCTCTGCCAACTCGTCTCTCAACAAGAAGAGATTCTCGAAGCGGCTATTAGACTAGTTAAGCCTGGAGGACGCATACTCTATACCGTCTGCAGCATACTCCCGGAGGAGGGCGAAGAGATAATCAAGAAGGTACTCAACAAGTATAGTAACTGTCTACGCCTCGTACCTCTCCAGGGGCCGTTTGACCCATCGCCCCTCCTACCAGGCACCATGAGAGCGTGGCCGCACAGGCACGGGACTAGCGGCTTCTTCTATGCACTCTTGGAGAAGACGAGAAGCTTGAAAGAATGTAAGGATTAG
- a CDS encoding potassium channel family protein, protein MALLPVFAGVLIALYKKIVGITRKLLTHTEIVIVLFAFSVWIAAGIAFSIVEGINLPDALYWALVTIATVGYGDITPQTPLGKIVACITIVAGIAAFTSLVSVTAERLMEAAQRRREGLIVYKGEGHVVIIGWNPATESAYNELRSLNVAKHIVLVHERGPVIHDEMTTTVRGDPTRTETLLRASVDKASMAIVALDDDAKTALTVLAVKALNPRARIVAEALYPEHVDLIHKAGADIVLATRSLGGRLLAAALLEPGAAMFVEDAASAAYGKAKFKEIPGKRFAGKPFGEAMRLLREKGCTPIAVRRGTALIPNPPDSLIILESDAIVVVTPREEETC, encoded by the coding sequence ATGGCGCTGTTGCCAGTCTTTGCTGGCGTGCTCATAGCACTGTACAAGAAGATAGTCGGAATTACAAGGAAGTTGCTAACACACACCGAGATTGTAATAGTATTGTTCGCGTTTAGCGTCTGGATTGCTGCTGGCATTGCATTCTCCATAGTGGAGGGAATTAACCTCCCAGACGCGCTCTACTGGGCCCTTGTAACCATAGCTACCGTTGGCTATGGTGACATCACACCGCAAACACCTCTAGGTAAGATTGTGGCATGCATAACCATCGTTGCTGGCATAGCTGCTTTCACGTCACTTGTTTCAGTGACCGCCGAGAGACTCATGGAGGCAGCTCAGCGTCGTCGCGAGGGTCTCATAGTGTATAAGGGTGAGGGTCACGTAGTGATAATCGGATGGAACCCTGCAACAGAGTCCGCCTATAACGAGCTACGTAGCCTAAACGTAGCCAAGCATATAGTATTGGTGCACGAGAGAGGCCCCGTAATTCACGACGAGATGACTACGACTGTAAGAGGCGACCCGACTAGAACTGAGACTCTGCTCCGCGCTTCCGTAGACAAAGCCTCAATGGCCATAGTCGCACTCGACGACGACGCTAAGACTGCTCTCACTGTCCTAGCCGTGAAGGCGTTAAACCCCAGAGCGAGAATCGTGGCTGAAGCACTCTACCCGGAGCATGTTGACTTGATACACAAGGCTGGTGCCGATATAGTGCTTGCCACTAGGAGCCTGGGAGGCAGGCTCCTCGCTGCAGCATTGCTAGAGCCTGGCGCAGCCATGTTCGTCGAGGATGCGGCCTCCGCCGCCTACGGCAAGGCTAAGTTCAAAGAGATACCTGGCAAGAGGTTCGCAGGCAAACCATTCGGTGAGGCAATGAGGCTTCTGCGAGAGAAGGGTTGCACGCCGATAGCTGTTCGAAGAGGAACCGCCCTGATACCAAACCCGCCAGATTCGCTCATAATCCTAGAGTCTGATGCCATAGTTGTCGTCACGCCTAGAGAGGAGGAAACGTGCTAG
- a CDS encoding nucleotidyltransferase family protein, with product MKAAILAGGYGKRLRPLTSDRPKPLVEVAGKPIIVWQIEWLKNHGITEIIVLAGYLYSRLIEYLGNGSRFGVKIAYVIEEEPLGTGGALKNAEHLLRGEEYFLVLNGDIITNLDPLKLVKKLSEHEDAVGAIAAVPLRSPYGILRIDEGERIQEFVEKPILREYWINAGVYVMRPAIFDYLPERGDIEKTTFPVLAQQRKLIALRYHDVFWRSIDTYKDVEEVSKELQATQIL from the coding sequence ATGAAAGCGGCCATACTAGCAGGTGGTTATGGAAAAAGGCTACGTCCTCTTACGAGTGATCGCCCAAAGCCTCTCGTGGAGGTCGCAGGCAAACCGATCATAGTATGGCAAATCGAGTGGTTGAAAAACCATGGTATAACTGAGATCATAGTTTTGGCTGGTTACCTCTATTCAAGGCTCATAGAGTACCTTGGTAACGGTTCAAGGTTCGGCGTGAAGATAGCCTATGTTATTGAAGAGGAGCCTCTTGGGACGGGCGGTGCACTGAAGAACGCTGAGCACCTGCTGCGTGGCGAAGAATACTTCCTCGTGCTCAATGGCGATATTATAACGAATCTGGATCCTCTGAAACTAGTCAAGAAGCTGAGTGAGCACGAGGATGCAGTTGGTGCTATAGCGGCGGTGCCTTTACGAAGTCCATATGGTATACTGAGAATAGATGAGGGCGAGCGGATACAAGAGTTTGTTGAGAAGCCGATACTGCGTGAGTACTGGATAAATGCTGGAGTCTATGTCATGAGGCCAGCGATATTCGACTATCTGCCTGAGCGTGGCGATATTGAGAAAACTACGTTCCCAGTATTGGCGCAGCAGAGGAAGCTGATCGCTTTACGCTATCATGATGTGTTCTGGAGGAGCATAGATACATACAAAGATGTTGAGGAAGTGAGCAAGGAGTTGCAAGCTACACAGATATTGTGA
- the aroF gene encoding 3-deoxy-7-phosphoheptulonate synthase: MLRRGEAASEVEGLLSDEGLEYKRLVLYDRDVIVAWGPSEDKAAEKLRGHPAVELVSNVGSKLQLSSREWLGGDSVARIGNVEVGRDFIVIAGPCGIESREQVEEAVSAVWSAGAHVVRGGAWKPRTSPYSFQGIGLEAAKWLAEAAHSKGLPAITEVMDPRDARQVFNIVDGVWVGARSMQVTPLLRELGRLCRETGKAVLIKRGFGNTLEEWLLASEYVMLEGCSNVALIERGSRCWASVSRFSLDVAIIPVARGKTHLPIIVDPSHPAGKRELVEPLALAATAAGAQGLMIEVHPWPEKALSDKQQQLTPGEFKRLMEKLKLLLEALGRRMAPQPKA; this comes from the coding sequence GTGTTGCGACGTGGAGAGGCAGCAAGCGAGGTCGAAGGCCTTCTAAGCGATGAGGGATTGGAGTACAAGCGCCTAGTGTTGTACGATAGGGATGTTATTGTTGCATGGGGTCCTAGCGAGGACAAGGCAGCAGAGAAGCTGCGAGGCCACCCTGCGGTAGAGCTTGTGTCCAACGTTGGTTCGAAACTGCAACTATCCTCGCGAGAGTGGCTTGGCGGTGATAGCGTAGCTCGGATTGGCAACGTGGAGGTCGGCCGCGATTTTATCGTGATAGCCGGTCCTTGTGGCATTGAGAGCCGTGAACAGGTAGAGGAGGCTGTGAGTGCCGTCTGGTCTGCGGGTGCTCATGTCGTCCGTGGGGGCGCGTGGAAGCCGCGCACGAGTCCTTACAGTTTCCAGGGTATTGGATTGGAGGCTGCGAAGTGGCTAGCAGAGGCTGCGCACTCTAAGGGTCTTCCAGCGATAACTGAAGTCATGGATCCGAGGGACGCTAGGCAAGTGTTCAACATTGTTGATGGTGTCTGGGTCGGCGCTAGGAGCATGCAAGTGACCCCGCTGCTACGCGAACTAGGCAGACTCTGCAGAGAGACCGGCAAGGCCGTGCTCATCAAGAGGGGTTTCGGCAACACTCTGGAAGAGTGGCTACTAGCCTCTGAATACGTAATGCTAGAGGGGTGCAGCAACGTCGCACTAATAGAGAGGGGCTCAAGATGCTGGGCTAGCGTCTCTAGGTTCAGCCTTGATGTGGCCATCATACCCGTGGCTAGGGGCAAAACACACCTACCCATCATAGTCGACCCGAGCCACCCGGCAGGCAAGAGAGAGCTTGTAGAGCCGCTTGCCCTCGCCGCTACCGCTGCCGGAGCACAAGGCTTGATGATAGAAGTTCACCCATGGCCGGAGAAAGCCCTAAGCGACAAGCAACAACAACTAACACCCGGAGAATTCAAGAGACTAATGGAGAAACTGAAACTACTCCTAGAGGCCCTGGGCAGACGCATGGCCCCGCAGCCCAAAGCCTAA
- the tes gene encoding tetraether lipid synthase Tes produces MAIKLDAKKDVEGHGEWRVLPSPSKFDAKTKTVYIEGHAAKIGGPKPELREGEHLLAYTASLCPQCYRLLPAVVFEREGRVWIRKVCPEHGEMEELYFGDIRMYKRFIRYEDEGRGVRLPYVQLSSPCPFNCGLCPMHRNHSALINLVVTNRCNLKCWYCFFYAEKFGYVYEPSLEQIRYMIRRAKAQGVTLAVQITGGEPTLREDLVEIIKLLKEEGVRHIQLNTNGIRFAELYVEDPVKAVEYARALREAGLNTVYLSFDGVTPKTNWKNHWEVPFIFEVFRKAGVTSTVLVPTVIKGVNTHELGAIIKFAGKHIDVVRGVNFQPVSLTGMMPREERMKYRVTIPDAIHLIEEQTDGQIHSDAWYPVPVAAKFAEFVEAMTGEPQFLMANHPMCGAATYVFVERGEHGVPKKFIPITDFFDVEGFVEYLEEKTVELSQVRDSRIRKYVTLAKIAVDLRKFVDTEKIPKDLNITKMLLKVFVKRNYEALGELHYKMLFLGMMHFMDLYNYDVARVTRCNIHYVVPDGRLIPFCTYNVLSDIYRDAIQKKYGVPLDEWHGPLGLYKRPLLRLMRDPIYYEAYRGIVPDDVLKGKKPG; encoded by the coding sequence TTGGCTATCAAGCTTGACGCCAAGAAGGATGTAGAGGGGCATGGCGAATGGCGGGTGTTGCCGTCGCCGTCCAAGTTTGACGCTAAGACAAAAACGGTGTACATTGAGGGTCATGCAGCTAAAATCGGTGGACCCAAGCCTGAGTTGCGCGAAGGTGAGCATCTCCTAGCCTACACGGCAAGTCTATGTCCGCAATGCTATCGTCTCCTGCCGGCAGTGGTGTTTGAGCGTGAGGGGAGGGTATGGATTAGAAAAGTGTGCCCGGAGCACGGTGAGATGGAGGAGTTGTACTTTGGAGACATTAGGATGTACAAGCGCTTTATTAGGTACGAGGATGAGGGTAGAGGTGTTCGACTACCCTATGTACAGTTAAGCTCGCCGTGCCCCTTCAATTGTGGCTTATGCCCGATGCATCGCAACCACAGTGCGCTCATCAACCTTGTTGTCACGAACCGGTGCAACTTGAAATGTTGGTACTGCTTCTTCTATGCCGAGAAGTTTGGCTATGTCTATGAGCCTAGTCTTGAACAGATACGATACATGATACGACGTGCAAAGGCGCAGGGTGTGACACTAGCGGTACAGATCACCGGTGGCGAGCCAACACTCCGCGAAGACCTAGTCGAGATAATCAAGCTGTTGAAGGAGGAGGGTGTCCGACATATACAGTTGAACACCAATGGCATCCGTTTTGCTGAGCTTTACGTTGAGGACCCAGTCAAGGCTGTAGAGTATGCTAGGGCTCTGAGAGAAGCCGGGCTAAACACAGTATACCTCAGCTTCGACGGTGTGACGCCAAAAACCAACTGGAAGAATCACTGGGAAGTGCCTTTCATCTTCGAGGTTTTCAGAAAAGCGGGTGTCACTAGCACGGTGTTAGTCCCCACGGTCATAAAAGGTGTCAATACGCATGAGCTGGGCGCGATAATTAAGTTCGCTGGGAAGCATATCGACGTTGTCCGCGGTGTTAACTTCCAGCCGGTGAGCCTAACTGGCATGATGCCTCGTGAGGAGCGTATGAAGTATCGCGTGACCATACCAGATGCTATACACCTAATTGAAGAGCAGACTGACGGCCAGATACACAGTGACGCGTGGTACCCGGTCCCAGTGGCGGCCAAGTTTGCCGAGTTCGTGGAGGCGATGACGGGCGAGCCCCAGTTCCTAATGGCTAACCATCCCATGTGTGGCGCAGCGACATACGTCTTTGTAGAGCGGGGAGAGCACGGTGTGCCGAAAAAGTTCATACCAATCACGGACTTCTTCGATGTTGAAGGCTTCGTGGAGTATCTCGAGGAGAAGACGGTAGAGTTGAGTCAGGTGCGTGACTCGAGGATAAGAAAGTACGTGACGCTGGCCAAGATAGCAGTTGACCTAAGAAAATTCGTTGATACCGAGAAGATACCAAAAGACCTTAACATAACAAAGATGCTGCTCAAAGTATTCGTAAAGAGGAATTACGAGGCGCTAGGCGAGCTTCACTACAAGATGCTATTCCTGGGTATGATGCACTTCATGGACCTCTACAACTATGACGTTGCGCGTGTAACGCGTTGCAACATACACTATGTGGTCCCCGATGGTAGACTCATACCATTCTGTACGTACAACGTGCTAAGCGACATCTACCGCGACGCTATCCAGAAGAAGTATGGCGTGCCTCTAGACGAGTGGCACGGGCCACTAGGCCTCTACAAGAGGCCGTTACTGCGCCTAATGCGCGACCCGATATACTACGAGGCGTACCGAGGTATAGTGCCGGATGACGTGCTAAAGGGTAAGAAGCCCGGCTAG
- a CDS encoding ATP:cob(I)alamin adenosyltransferase — MPRIYTRTGDEGYTWAPLAGRVPKTHECVEAVGDLDEAESALGLAAAIARREGHEKEAELLDWVQEMLFRVGFQLWELGAQNPRRMKKCVDERDVREVERKIDELLPEPPRGFTLHSGDLLAASIALARSIVRRAERSIWRCVSVAGRGSDENIRIMLKLINRLSDLLYALEYSVIARAGAGPRVVKC; from the coding sequence ATGCCGAGGATATACACGCGTACAGGTGATGAGGGTTACACGTGGGCGCCTCTAGCTGGCCGTGTGCCCAAGACGCATGAGTGCGTGGAGGCTGTAGGAGACCTTGATGAAGCTGAATCTGCTCTGGGCCTAGCCGCCGCAATAGCGAGGAGAGAGGGGCACGAGAAGGAGGCTGAACTGCTAGACTGGGTGCAGGAGATGCTCTTCCGTGTAGGGTTTCAACTCTGGGAGCTGGGGGCGCAAAACCCGCGGCGAATGAAGAAGTGTGTAGATGAGCGGGATGTAAGGGAGGTTGAAAGGAAGATAGATGAACTTCTCCCAGAGCCTCCCAGGGGCTTCACGCTACACTCTGGTGACTTGTTGGCTGCTAGTATAGCACTCGCGCGTAGCATAGTGAGAAGGGCAGAAAGGAGTATCTGGAGGTGTGTGAGTGTAGCCGGGAGAGGAAGCGACGAGAACATAAGGATCATGTTGAAGCTGATTAACAGGCTTAGCGACTTGTTATACGCGCTTGAATATAGTGTGATTGCTCGTGCTGGCGCAGGACCACGTGTAGTAAAATGCTAG
- a CDS encoding cation diffusion facilitator family transporter — MLIVFVLVLIGTVLKGLAALEGSKAAFVDLLTCIANLVAMGAVYQATRIASMPADRDHPYGHKRFEAAGVLWVTVIYGFISGYAAAELLLEPPAHTIPLAAAYYATAGIVAYAAAILLARRMGLAGKAYAAFTFSEIYEGVATVIAALGGSLINPLIDLIIAWGLLAYLLYELYEHVMEVTELITERVPPELIEAIERELEKRGLHVVSVRLRPVLPGEYIGDAIVRVDSDSLREAHRVVDEVEEVLRQRRVILTIHYEPVEK, encoded by the coding sequence GTGCTGATAGTATTCGTGCTAGTGTTGATTGGCACCGTCCTTAAGGGGCTGGCGGCACTTGAAGGTAGCAAGGCAGCATTCGTAGATCTACTCACGTGTATAGCCAACCTCGTTGCGATGGGCGCGGTTTACCAAGCAACGAGGATAGCCTCAATGCCAGCCGACCGTGACCACCCTTACGGTCACAAGCGTTTCGAGGCAGCAGGCGTGTTATGGGTGACGGTGATATACGGATTTATATCCGGGTATGCGGCTGCCGAGCTACTTCTAGAGCCGCCCGCTCACACTATCCCACTCGCAGCCGCATACTATGCTACTGCTGGTATCGTGGCATACGCGGCGGCAATACTACTAGCTAGGAGGATGGGGCTCGCGGGTAAGGCTTACGCGGCATTCACGTTTAGCGAGATATACGAGGGGGTTGCGACTGTTATTGCAGCGCTAGGCGGCAGCCTAATCAACCCGTTGATAGACCTTATCATTGCGTGGGGGCTCCTGGCATACCTCCTCTATGAGCTCTACGAGCATGTAATGGAGGTGACAGAGCTGATAACAGAGAGGGTGCCTCCTGAGCTGATAGAAGCCATTGAACGTGAATTGGAGAAACGTGGCTTGCATGTTGTGAGTGTGAGGCTTAGGCCGGTGTTGCCTGGCGAGTACATTGGCGATGCGATTGTGAGGGTTGATTCGGATAGTTTGAGAGAGGCGCATCGAGTTGTAGACGAGGTTGAAGAGGTGCTAAGGCAGAGGCGTGTAATCCTAACCATACACTACGAGCCGGTTGAGAAGTGA
- a CDS encoding TatD family hydrolase: MKARYIDAHCHLHEFKDEDIRSILESLDVLIVAVSDDLESARRTLNLYREYPDRIKPCLGLHPWSVGEVEAPLEQAREIVRLAAREGVDCIGEVGLDTRFVPQTIDKQREVFSIFLDYAADVDAFMNLHTAGTWEEVYNIVTQRGLKRANFHWYTGPHHLLEKLRESGYVISVNPAVKIQKKHQEIVKMVPLEMILVESDGPYQYRGLNLTPLLIPDTIRVIAELRRESEEAIMEAVQRNAARVLRI, encoded by the coding sequence TTGAAAGCCCGTTATATTGATGCTCATTGTCACCTCCACGAGTTTAAAGACGAGGATATACGTTCAATACTAGAAAGCCTCGATGTATTGATAGTGGCGGTGAGCGATGACCTAGAGAGTGCAAGACGTACACTTAACTTGTATCGCGAATATCCTGACCGTATCAAGCCGTGTCTGGGCCTCCACCCTTGGAGCGTTGGAGAGGTTGAGGCTCCCCTAGAGCAGGCTAGGGAGATAGTCCGGCTCGCAGCAAGGGAGGGCGTAGATTGTATTGGCGAGGTTGGGTTAGACACGAGGTTTGTACCACAAACAATTGATAAGCAACGCGAGGTATTCAGCATATTCCTGGACTATGCTGCTGATGTCGACGCATTCATGAACCTACATACCGCGGGCACATGGGAAGAGGTATACAATATCGTAACGCAGCGTGGGTTGAAGCGGGCAAACTTTCACTGGTACACGGGCCCACACCACCTTCTCGAAAAACTCCGTGAAAGCGGGTATGTCATATCGGTGAACCCGGCTGTTAAAATACAAAAGAAGCATCAAGAAATAGTAAAGATGGTGCCTCTTGAAATGATCCTCGTGGAGAGTGATGGTCCCTACCAGTATCGCGGGCTAAACCTAACACCACTGTTGATACCCGATACTATCAGGGTAATCGCCGAGCTACGTAGAGAGAGCGAGGAGGCTATCATGGAGGCTGTGCAGCGCAACGCTGCCAGAGTGCTTAGAATCTAA
- the ala gene encoding alanine dehydrogenase: MTASNPGEVLLLTPEDVARLFDLHAIVSAVEEAFREKGLGRVQMPPKQYLFFEGGGDWRIMPAYIPSMRLAGVKTVGVNPQNPKRGLATVIALIELVDPDTGHPLAVMDGTLITAWRTGAAGAIAAKYMARSGSTVMGVIGAGVQGRMQVYFTVETVRTITRVKIFDVRREAAKSLAVFVEKELGIDASIVDEPLAAVKGVDILATCTPARSPIVRGDWIEEGLHINAIGADAPGKEELDPAILQKARIVVDDFVQASHSGEINVPLEEGYISERDIYAELGEVVAGLKPGRVDDREITIFDSTGLAIQDVAAARVVYEAALRTGLGTRMKLVMA; this comes from the coding sequence CTGACCGCCAGCAATCCGGGCGAGGTACTACTCCTTACACCCGAGGACGTGGCTAGGCTCTTCGATCTTCACGCGATAGTCAGTGCCGTTGAAGAGGCGTTCCGCGAGAAGGGGTTAGGCCGTGTCCAGATGCCGCCGAAACAGTACCTTTTCTTCGAGGGGGGTGGCGACTGGAGGATAATGCCTGCCTACATACCTTCGATGAGACTAGCTGGCGTCAAGACTGTTGGTGTTAACCCCCAGAACCCTAAGCGGGGCCTAGCTACGGTCATAGCCCTCATAGAGCTCGTTGATCCCGACACTGGTCATCCTCTTGCAGTGATGGATGGCACCTTGATAACGGCTTGGAGGACGGGTGCTGCGGGTGCAATAGCCGCCAAGTACATGGCTAGAAGCGGCTCTACAGTCATGGGCGTTATTGGGGCTGGCGTGCAGGGCCGTATGCAGGTATACTTCACAGTGGAAACGGTAAGGACGATAACCAGAGTCAAGATATTCGATGTTAGACGCGAGGCCGCAAAGTCCCTGGCGGTGTTTGTCGAAAAGGAGCTTGGCATTGACGCGAGCATTGTAGATGAGCCTCTCGCGGCCGTGAAAGGCGTGGATATACTTGCCACATGTACGCCAGCCAGGAGCCCTATAGTGAGGGGCGACTGGATCGAAGAGGGCCTTCATATCAACGCTATTGGCGCTGATGCGCCTGGGAAGGAGGAGCTAGACCCAGCCATACTCCAGAAGGCAAGAATAGTTGTAGACGACTTTGTACAAGCATCGCACAGCGGCGAGATTAACGTACCCCTCGAAGAGGGTTACATCAGCGAGCGCGACATTTACGCCGAGTTGGGCGAGGTAGTAGCAGGGCTTAAACCCGGACGTGTAGACGACCGCGAAATAACCATCTTTGACTCGACAGGTCTCGCCATACAAGATGTGGCCGCCGCTCGTGTGGTATACGAGGCTGCATTGAGGACTGGCCTAGGCACACGCATGAAGCTAGTTATGGCTTAG
- a CDS encoding radical SAM protein has translation MRISKVLILDGYTDEPAGLGVPPYIDVYPRYIAGAVWSVDKSIRVDYVTVDEARKDIHKFIARANEYDLLVVIAGVVVPGKYLGGEPIRLEELKTWFRLIEKPFKVLVGPAARFGISSGEGGRVAALPKEVSESFDAIVKGDPELYVYRLLSEGESAASPYEVRRDYSLVDKFAVLGAKIVEQHPNHGYNLIAEIETFRGCPRNVVGGCSFCIEPAYGRPVQRSPEAIVREVEALYRYGVRAFRLGRQPDILIYGSPEIGDREWPRPNPEALRRLLHGIRSVAPELETLHIDNVNPGTIVHHKREAREALKVIIEYHTPGDVAAMGIESADPRVIEANNLGVYPDEALEAIRVVNELGAKRGWNGLPELLPGINFVLGLKGETKETYRLNLEFIERVYREGLLVRRINVRQVLILPGTRMWGYGDRWVREHRRLVQSFKRRVMQYSRLFLQRVVPRGTILRRLYIEYYEPSLGVTFARQTGSYPLVAELPCKIGDRGVVDVVVYAYGARSVRGLPLPLEPNKTPLKLIREAFGSKVAEEIARWRPFTSDQQLRMLGLDQYFSVERGYACTP, from the coding sequence GTGCGCATCTCTAAAGTCTTGATACTAGACGGGTATACGGATGAGCCTGCAGGCCTAGGCGTCCCGCCGTATATTGACGTCTATCCCAGGTACATTGCTGGTGCTGTGTGGAGCGTAGACAAGAGTATTCGAGTGGATTATGTGACCGTAGATGAGGCTAGGAAGGATATACACAAGTTCATAGCTAGGGCGAACGAGTACGATCTTCTCGTCGTAATAGCTGGCGTTGTTGTGCCAGGCAAGTATCTTGGTGGAGAGCCGATTAGACTCGAGGAGCTGAAGACGTGGTTTAGGCTCATAGAGAAGCCTTTCAAGGTGCTTGTTGGGCCGGCTGCAAGGTTCGGAATTAGTAGTGGCGAGGGTGGACGGGTAGCAGCTCTCCCAAAGGAGGTTTCAGAGTCGTTCGATGCTATTGTGAAGGGTGACCCGGAGCTCTACGTGTATAGGCTCCTGTCGGAGGGTGAGAGTGCCGCCAGCCCCTACGAGGTTCGCCGGGACTATAGCCTTGTTGACAAGTTCGCTGTGCTAGGGGCTAAGATAGTAGAGCAGCACCCGAACCATGGTTACAACCTGATAGCCGAGATTGAGACATTCCGTGGATGCCCACGTAATGTTGTGGGCGGGTGTAGCTTCTGCATTGAACCCGCGTATGGGAGGCCTGTACAGAGAAGCCCAGAGGCTATCGTGAGAGAGGTAGAGGCCCTGTACCGGTATGGTGTTCGTGCTTTCAGGCTAGGTAGGCAGCCAGACATACTGATCTATGGTAGTCCCGAGATAGGCGACAGAGAGTGGCCCAGGCCGAACCCGGAGGCTCTAAGACGCCTGCTACACGGCATTAGGAGTGTAGCGCCGGAGCTCGAGACGCTACACATAGACAATGTGAACCCAGGTACAATCGTGCACCATAAGCGTGAGGCTCGTGAGGCGCTCAAAGTGATAATAGAGTATCACACGCCTGGTGATGTGGCAGCGATGGGCATTGAGAGTGCCGATCCGCGTGTGATAGAGGCTAACAACCTCGGTGTCTACCCTGATGAGGCGCTTGAGGCGATACGTGTTGTTAACGAGCTTGGTGCGAAGAGGGGGTGGAATGGTCTCCCCGAGCTGTTACCCGGCATTAACTTCGTGTTGGGGTTGAAAGGTGAGACGAAGGAAACATATCGTCTCAACCTGGAGTTCATAGAGAGGGTGTACCGCGAGGGTCTGTTGGTTCGTAGGATAAACGTGCGGCAGGTGTTGATACTCCCCGGTACGAGAATGTGGGGTTATGGTGATCGCTGGGTACGCGAGCATCGTAGGCTGGTGCAGAGCTTCAAGAGGCGAGTGATGCAGTACTCGAGATTGTTCCTGCAGAGGGTTGTTCCGCGCGGTACAATCCTACGGAGGCTATACATAGAGTATTATGAGCCTTCGCTAGGAGTTACGTTTGCGAGGCAAACTGGGAGCTACCCGCTAGTCGCGGAGTTGCCATGCAAGATAGGCGATAGGGGAGTCGTAGACGTGGTCGTATACGCGTATGGCGCTAGGAGCGTGAGAGGGTTGCCGCTCCCCCTCGAGCCAAACAAGACGCCGTTGAAACTCATACGCGAGGCTTTTGGTAGTAAGGTTGCAGAGGAGATAGCAAGGTGGAGGCCATTTACAAGCGATCAGCAGCTTCGCATGCTAGGACTGGACCAATACTTCTCTGTAGAGAGAGGCTATGCGTGCACCCCATAG